In one window of Phalacrocorax carbo chromosome 22, bPhaCar2.1, whole genome shotgun sequence DNA:
- the NCDN gene encoding neurochondrin yields MASESGDRNSTLKRCLGVLRDARNDSEQFAALLLVTKAVRAGELDAKTRRQIFDAIGFTFPNRLLASRQPPAGCPEDTFRALGLTLLACFCTDPELAGHSQILNKIPTFNDILVSHCNPDNTSMIDDVYQCLSAVMATTRGPRELVAKGTVSALCQAYVNCSYGSDRALTLLLGLLAIAEAKCWQRDAPHLLAVLSKLSDDFLRTEDMTKFELCEVLPHFIPLLPPLTQDSQGSECLHRLYKGLANILGSKLSQSQRDPALKLAACLVQACGSEWIPAGSAGSKFLALLVNLACVEVRLTLEEPDPFEVEGKKEVITACYVLIELGIQECLREEKPLLEEVQKMQLMRIMEEAFGAVIFYLRQVKQEELQDPFIFASVRILGAWMAEETSSLKQEICELLPFLVHYTKKLFKEGSPAASLLQPELVSTKGSGLPQDALRFLLPGFCHLTAEDRPRDILISEGAPALLCEYFLHQWEVLTSKPGSLAPLTSTEMSLQTACGIFLNLVVTAPDLIRRDKTFSSLMDMLLKSLPLLLPQKDHLVLVANIATLGLMMARILASSAVLQETQSAKEFFRAAICFLSQAHTAQADPGSDGLAAAVSPAYTSAWADVSELWFLGMQALAACVPLFPWLPQAVLQTQWLEGLSELLTRVTPASVDFELIAAFQGVLVELARASKPCRDVILSHHGEEWANLYGMAALEQCLSEQ; encoded by the exons ATGGCCTCGGAGTCGGGAGACAGAAACTCGACGCTGAAGAGGTGCCTCGGTGTGCTCAGAGACGCCAGGAACGACAGCGAGCAGTTCGCAGCCCTGCTCCTG GTGACCAAAGCAGTCAGAGCCGGAGAATTAGACGCTAAGACCCGTCGCCAGATCTTTGATGCAATTGGATTCACGTTTCCGAATCGCCTGCTCGCCTCCAGGCAGCCCCCAGCGGGCTGCCCCGAGGACACCTTCCGGGCACTGGGTCTTACTCTGTTGGCATGTTTCTGCACCGATCCGGAGTTAGCTGGTCACTCCCAGATCCTGAACAAGATCCCAACCTTCAATGACATCCTGGTCTCCCACTGCAATCCGGACAACACGTCCATGATCGATGATGTTTACCAGTGCCTGAGTGCTGTCATGGCCACTACCAGGGGCCCCAGAGAGTTGGTGGCCAAAGGGACGGTGTCTGCCCTGTGCCAGGCCTACGTGAATTGCAGTTACGGCTCTGACCGTGCTTTGACGCTACTCTTGGGGCTGTTGGCCATAGCGGAGGCAAAGTGCTGGCAGAGAGATGCTCCACACCTCCTGGCCGTGCTGAGCAAGCTCTCTGATGATTTTCTCAGGACTGAAGACATGACCAAATTTGAGCTGTGTGAGGTTCTGCCACACTTCATCCCCCTACTGCCACCCCTCACGCAGGACTCACAGGGCTCTGAGTGCCTCCATAGACTTTACAAAGGGCTGGCTAACATCTTGGGCAGTAAACTCAGCCAGTCGCAGCGGGACCCAGCTCTGAAGCTTGCTGCCTGCCTTGTGCAGGCCTGTGGGTCAGAGTGGATCCCAGCAGGGAGTGCTGGGAGCAAGTTCCTGGCCTTGCTGGTGAACTTGGCTTGTGTGGAGGTCCGCCTGACCTTAGAGGAGCCAGATCCCTTTgaggtggaagggaaaaaagaagtgatAACAGCCTGCTATGTCCTTATTGAGCTGGGGATCCAGGAGTGCCTGAGAGAAGAGAAACCGCTGTTGGAAGAGGTGCAGAAAATGCAGCTCATGAGGATCATGGAGGAGGCATTTGGAGCTGTAATATTCTACTTGAGACAG GTTAAACAGGAGGAGCTACAAGATCCTTTCATATTTGCTTCTGTTCGAATCCTTGGAGCCTGGATGGCAGAAGAGACATCCTCCCTCAAGCAGGAAATCTGTGAGCTCTTGCCTTTCCTTGTTCATTACACCAAGAAGCTTTTCAAAGAGGGCAGCCCAGCTGCGAGTCTTCTCCAGCCAGAGCTGGTCAGCACCAAGGGCTCTGGCTTACCCCAGGATGCTCTGAG GTTTCTGCTACCTGGCTTTTGCCATTTAACAGCAGAGGACAGGCCCCGGGACATCCTCATCTCAGAAGGGGCACCAGCACTGCTGTGCGAGTACTTCCTCCATCAGTGGGAGGTGTTGACCTCCAAGCCCGGGTCCCTGGCGCCACTGACGAGCACTGAAATGAGCCTGCAGACTGCCTGCGGGATCTTCCTTAACCTGGTCGTGACTGCGCCGGACCTCATCAG GCGAGACAAAACCTTTTCCTCCTTGATGGACATGTTGCTGAAGTCTCTCCCGCTTCTGCTGCCCCAGAAAGATCACCTGGTTCTAGTAGCCAACATTGCCACTCTGGGCCTGATGATGGCCAGGATCCTTGCAAGTTCAGCAG ttcttcagGAGACTCAGTCTGCCAAGGAATTTTTCAGAGCTGCCATTTGCTTCCTATCACAAGCCCACACTGCCCAAGCAGACCCCGGCAGCGACGGCTTGGCTGCAGCCGTGTCACCCGCCTACACGAGTGCCTGGGCCGATGTCAGTGAGCTCTGGTTCCTGGGGATGCAGGCCTTGGCCGCCTGCGTGCCGCTTTTCCCCTGGCTGCCGCAAGCTGTGCTCCAGACACAGTGGCTGGAAGGCCTCTCGGAGCTACTGACCCGCGTCACTCCAGCCTCCGTGGATTTTGAACTCATTGCCGCTTTCCAGGGCGTGCTGGTAGAGCTGGCCAGAGCCAGCAAGCCGTGCAGGGATGTGATCCTGTCACACCATGGCGAGGAGTGGGCCAACCTTTATGGTATGGCAGCTTTGGAACAGTGTCTGTCTGAGCAGTGA